The Pochonia chlamydosporia 170 chromosome 1, whole genome shotgun sequence genome window below encodes:
- a CDS encoding mucin (similar to Metarhizium robertsii ARSEF 23 XP_007818456.1), which produces MPYNTRRKSLSLPSLGIHIPVTHAARAAAASLKAPRRPSSSSSSSSSSSSPATSAHLSDSIADLMDSHPSKRLKRSHGVASTPAEAIIEQTPPPSPTPATSVEMSDADLMPKVDLEGINDDIVEASIVQLESTANRPHLIKELATVLTQTLTSVQQSANPCAIISSRLTSYMKRPCWTALAPCPLAKELETVHPRRTYFFLTTCPRQPLPDPSITQPIHHPAIVTPSVSLTDDSGSDDADARRRDLSPSPEVDLSSPEFDDMEDDAGMPITPIGSFKSHSTQLRHGRDLRRDSPPLETDEREFTQTADVLQKRKFTNDDVSEGPEAAERGSTIEYGYRDEIWFGDRALSTAAFLTSPAIKPSPLSTMRKEDDADSWLKLNKLFEWDRPAESIEIDELDCLLDAC; this is translated from the exons ATGCCGTACAATACGCGCCGCAAATCGCTGTCCCTGCCCAGCCTGGGTATACATATTCCTGTAACCCACGCTGCTCGCGCTGCCGCTGCCTCATTAAAAGCCCCGAGGCgaccatcctcctcttcctcctcttcatcgtcatcatcatcgccggcTACGTCGGCGCATCTTTCAGACTCTATAGCCGACCTCATGGACTCGCATCCAAGCAAACGCCTCAAGCGATCACACGGGGTCGCCTCTACACCCGCCGAAGCCATCATCGAGCAAACGCCGCCTCCCTCACCAACTCCCGCCACAAGTGTCGAGATGTCTGATGCGGACTTGATGCCCAAGGTGGACCTTGAAGGCATTAATGATGATATTGTCGAGGCTTCGATTGTCCAGTTAGAGTCGACTGCTAATAGGCCGCACCTCATCAAAGAGTTGGCTACTGTTCTAACACAAACATTGACATCCGTCCAACA GTCTGCCAATCCATGCGCCATCATTTCCTCCCGCTTGACTTCTTACATGAAACGGCCATGCTGGACTGCTCTTGCTCCCTGCCCCCTGGCCAAAGAACTCGAGACCGTTCACCCCCGCCGCACGTACTTTTTCCTCACCACTTGTCCGCGACAGCCTCTCCCGGATCCCAGCATCACCCAGCCAATCCATCATCCCGCTATTGTTACTCCATCGGTGTCCTTGACTGATGATTCGGGCTccgatgatgctgatgctcGCCGAAGAGACCTGAGCCCTTCTCCAGAAGTGGACCTTTCATCGCCAGAGTTTGACGATATGGAGGACGACGCAGGCATGCCAATCACACCCATAGGGTCATTTAAATCCCACAGCACCCAGCTGAGACATGGTCGAGACTTGCGCCGCGACTCACCGCCTTTAGAAACTGATGAGCGCGAGTTCACACAAACGGCAGATGTTCTGCAAAAACGCAAGTTCACTAACGACGATGTCTCTGAAGGTCctgaggctgctgaacgTGGCTCTACTATTGAGTATGGCTACCGCGACGAGATCTGGTTTGGTGACCGTGCTCTTTCAACGGCCGCCTTCCTGACCAGCCCGGCCATCAAACCGAGCCCCCTGTCAACCATGCGCAAAGAGGACGACGCTGACAGCTGGCTGAAGCTCAATAAACTCTTTGAATGGGATAGACCCGCGGAGAGCATCGAAattgatgagcttgactgCCTCTTGGACGCCTGCTAA
- a CDS encoding CCR4-NOT core subunit CDC39 (similar to Saccharomyces cerevisiae S288c NP_010017.2): MVPPQRTGSFSPNPAQNLQTASNHSPHPSHAGVLSAGASPSTSSPTGPNSVTKIVVAQVYLLLSTIKEEKEDTAKWDSKGAQLQKLINENGMEVFSKYFTRLVAGNVSQIFPSLNRPVTGSGNYHILAAEMRKIAHEPDQASKIAESVESGTEDIFRDFDLSTFMEHFKLDALEKSLLALAFKTGSRSDLKTKADAILSTNFPTFLDIISRPEIEAHSDLSPAFVALIVDRFLQYHPPSFNASSRRDLQNYISKRYHSVEQAPPSEVLAALDIGRVLADRPANALSRFIQKTGPEFTRDEESCLVYLQNRPNNVQLNSEQVSAALTYTTLSQSPEHDPSVLVSALQRVTSKSFDWNEVVLFFDQPSARISSSQFLRLYMALLPIARDSKYNFDIQRLWGGSWSEPEAQLSFVSAYASLGPDQLDATTIPGLRKSITIEDYANSPSNVQERALVAVKHPLVSVAALSAIFNVALNSVHASQSVEAKRLFQEVVVPNLDIFLVSALEVPRDTWAPMAVDTLNSLFENFLHKRSPEYDFVLDSLWRKDKDWVIQRLIDAHAVKPVDLPLIFEHAVRHHWLDVLVYLPNGFGIDLAAFAHAENFLDLNNWASFNAERSVEMSRTLVQFLLIKADLEIRYQRPGDGQLQAKPSTSLQVRTVSALLQILEDFLPKAPVQDLIMVQRLCITAYPRLINYGEGYDDIIDASGKDGNSLPTTANAKMEDHYKKMYGGEVEVKTIVDILDRYKHSRDPLDQDIFACMIHGLFDEYNHYQDYPLEALATTAVLFGGIISHKLISDLPLKIGLGMILEAVRDHVPDKPMYKFGLQALIQLFVRFREWPGFCRQLLQIPGLQGTDAFKRAEESVQDHEEELSRSRNGTGTPLAMAFNTDTFTNGGSEDQPGVDTQAPAFTAVNIDPIPRDAEFEEPGEEEQGKIQFVLNNITEGTIQSMRNELREMLERKHQQWFASHLVEERAKMQPNYHHVYLELVTLLQDKALWDEVLRETYVSVSRMLNSEATMQNSTDRTHLKNLGGWLGLLTLARDRPIRHRNIAFKQLLIEAHDTKRLIIVIPFVCKVLTQGATSAVFRPPNPWLMDIIHLLIELYHHAELKLNLKFEIEVLCKGLNLDHKSIEPSGEILNRPALEETAELLAPEQLEAFDNLSLNGLGSAVGGTISTQAVAATIPDLGPLIIIPPTNEMVISTTRLHEIVRNAMTRALQDIIQPVVDRSVTIAAISTAQMVRKDFVAEPDENRMRASAISMVKATAGGLALVTSKEPLRANLTNHMRNFANDLPSGLPEGTIIMCVNSNLDLALSIIEKQAEERAVPEIEDMIEPDLEARRRHRMQHPNEPFFAATVNRWAMTIPNPFKLSPTSNGLNPEQMAIYEDFARQSRTTPATAPSHAASASDATRSLANEVLQEPYPNIPNIPTPAETPSIQHLGTQMQPYAPVQSAAANSIPSGRNAGFHQMDVRGLADKVNRLLQELLRVAGEAREDHFLDLPRPHIVLDVVDALVQLIIKTSQNSEEFAIYAAEQISALIFQQVEDNLTLESLVHVLETLRKISGHALNSRVRALFSQQPGSNFLNLPLLAALIRTDLLDWRSIDLAMSKAIEARKDGSLEFLEHMLDLALLNNRPIALYADFVRTLETAWAWISEEPNSVAGQRLKTKLMGSGLPQPSRGPTDADSQGAGFRQDQMEYVFEEWVHLWNNQNALDKSTTVFIQQLQAKQVIRDKEDFFLFVRTAIDLSVDRFEHILHAGVISDAYVMVDALAKLISMFISMHEDSSTSRASFLDSVLVLITLVINHHHVKRGEQLNQRVFFRLLSMLLHEVHNSSESLSDEEQRNMMLKFAARFYDLGPLRLPGFTFGWLSLIQHRVFLPVVLQMPDNAGWRLYAKLLVQLLDCLSEQLKAFNIMTVSKEVYRATLKLLVVLQHDFPDFVAGNHVRLCASIPPHCTQLLNAVLSANPQQGYTKLADGKEDIKTYPGLIEEARAMLQEGGLLDLVDQTLQNGPSEDVVAQLAHAMTQSKPRETAYGHIAVAANPHVIGSIVIYIGNQAAERLSQSSASITVTGSEPEVSTLSLLIHELAPEARYYLIASMVNQLRFPNSLTDFFSQVLLYIFGKDLNDPEESDIRQEITRVFLERLVGYWPQPWGLMRTVLELVKNDKYMFFDLPFIKSTPEVAERFAAVLQRA, from the exons ATGGTCCCTCCGCAAAGAACGGGATCATTTTCACCAAACCCGGCCCAGAACCTTCAGACTGCAAGTAATCATTCCCCCCATCCGTCGCACGCTGGTGTCCTTAGTGCTGGCGCAAgccccagcaccagcagtCCGACAGGGCCCAACTCCGTGACGAAGATCGTTGTCGCACAAGTCTACCTTTTACTTAGTACCATtaaggaagaaaaggaggATACCGCCAAGTGGGATTCAAAGGGAGCTCAGCTACAAAAGCTCATCAATGAGAACGGTATGGAGGTTTTTTCAAAATATTTCACCCGGTTAGTTGCCGGCAATGTCTCCCAGATATTCCCCAGCCTCAACCGACCGGTGACGGGTTCCGGCAATTACCACATCCTCGCGGCTGAAATGCGGAAAATCGCACAcgagccagaccaggccagcaAAATAGCCGAGTCTGTCGAGAGTGGAACAGAGGACATATTCCGCGATTTCGATCTCTCGACATTCATGGAGCATTTCAAACTTGACGCTCTAGAGAAGTCGCTCCTGGCCCTGGCATTCAAGACGGGATCGCGGTCAGACCTGAAAACCAAAG CCGATGCTATTTTGTCGACAAATTTTCCTACATTTCTGGACATTATTTCGCGTCCTGAAATTGAGGCACACTCGGACTTGTCTCCAGCCTTTGTCGCTCTGATCGTCGACCGGTTTTTACAGTACCACCCccccagcttcaacgcctcCTCCCGACGTGACTTACAAAACTACATTTCCAAGAGATACCATAGCGTGGAACAGGCTCCTCCCTCCGAAGTTTTGGCAGCACTTGACATCGGTCGAGTTTTGGCTGACCGACCGGCGAATGCTCTCTCTAGATTTATCCAGAAGACGGGCCCCGAATTCACTCGGGATGAGGAGTCTTGTCTCGTATATTTGCAAAATCGGCCCAACAACGTGCAACTCAACTCTGAACAGGTTTCCGCTGCTCTCACATATACGACCCTCAGCCAATCCCCTGAACATGATCCATCCGTCCTCGTCTCCGCACTGCAGCGTGTCACTTCCAAATCCTTCGATTGGAATGAGGTGGTTTTGTTCTTCGACCAACCATCCGCACGGATTTCGTCCTCCCAATTCCTGCGGCTTTATATGGCTTTGCTACCGATAGCGAGAGACTCGAAATACAACTTCGACATCCAGAGGCTCTGGGGTGGTTCTTGGAGTGAACCAGAGGCACAGCTGTCCTTCGTTAGCGCGTACGCATCCTTGGGTCCCGATCAGTTGGATGCGACTACCATTCCTGGCTTGAGGAAGAGTATCACGATCGAAGACTATGCCAACTCTCCATCAAATGTTCAGGAGCGTGCGTTGGTAGCGGTCAAACATCCTTTGGTGTCTGTCGCTGCCCTTTCCGCcatattcaatgttgcacTGAATTCTGTCCACGCGTCACAAAGCGTTGAAGCCAAGAGGCTGTTCCAGGAGGTCGTTGTTCCTAACTTGGATATTTTTCTTGTATCCGCACTGGAGGTTCCACGAGATACCTGGGCTCCCATGGCCGTGGATACGTTAAACTCTCTATTCGAAAACTTCTTGCACAAACGGTCTCCCGAGTATGATTTCGTTTTGGACAGCTTGTGGAGGAAAGACAAGGATTGGGTGATTCAACGACTAATTGACGCTCATGCGGTCAAACCCGTGGACCTTCCCCTCATTTTTGAACACGCAGTTCGACATCATTGGCTAGATGTTCTTGTCTACCTTCCAAACGGCTTCGGTATTGATCTCGCTGCTTTCGCCCATGCAGAGAACTTCCTGGACTTGAATAATTGGGCCAGCTTCAACGCAGAAAGAAGTGTGGAAATGTCCCGGACACTGGTACAGTTTCTTCTTATCAAGGCTGATTTAGAGATTCGGTACCAGCGTCCTGGCGATGGGCAACTGCAAGCAAAGCCAAGTACCAGTCTTCAAGTCCGTACGGTATCGGCTCTGTTGCAAATTCTGGAGGACTTTTTACCCAAGGCACCTGTGCAAGACCTTATCATGGTCCAGCGCCTCTGCATCACGGCATATCCTCGATTGATCAATTACGGTGAAGGATATGATGACATTATTGACGCAAGTGGAAAAGACGGTAACAGTTTACCGACAACCGCGAatgccaaaatggaagaCCATTACAAGAAGATGTATGGCGGTGAGGTCGAAGTGAAGACGATTGTGGACATTTTGGATCGGTACAAGCATTCTCGCGACCCCTTGGATCAGGATATTTTTGCTTGTATGATCCATGGCCTGTTCGATGAATATAACCACTACCAAGATTATCCCTTGGAGGCCTTGGCTACGACGGCAGTTCTTTTTGGCGGCATTATCTCACACAAGTTAATATCAGATCTGCCATTGAAGATTGGACTCGGTATGATATTGGAAGCTGTTAGAGACCACGTTCCTGATAAGCCGATGTACAAGTTCGGCCTCCAAGCCCTGATTCAGCTATTTGTACGTTTCCGCGAGTGGCCAGGATTTTGCCGACAACTGCTGCAAATACCGGGTCTGCAGGGTACCGATGCCTTCAAGAGGGCTGAGGAGAGTGTACAAGATCACGAAGAGGAACTTTCCCGCTCTCGTAACGGCACCGGTACCCCCCTAGCGATGGCGTTCAACACCGATACTTTCACCAATGGCGGATCCGAAGACCAACCCGGTGTCGACACGCAAGCACCCGCATTTACGGCCGTCAATATCGATCCGATTCCCCGAgatgccgagtttgaagagcCCGGTGAGGAAGAGCAGGGCAAGATTCAATTCGTCTTGAACAACATTACCGAAGGAACTATTCAGTCTATGCGGAACGAATTGAGAGAAATGCTGGAACGCAAGCATCAGCAATGGTTTGCAAGCCACCTTGTGGAAGAACGTGCTAAAATGCAGCCGAATTACCACCACGTTTATCTCGAGCTTGTCACTCTTTTACAGGACAAGGCGCTCTGGGACGAGGTCCTGCGGGAAACATATGTTAGCGTCTCGCGAATGCTGAATTCCGAGGCAACGATGCAAAATTCGACCGACCGAACGCACCTCAAAAACCTTGGTGGTTGGCTAGGCTTGTTGACTCTTGCTAGAGATCGTCCAATCCGTCATAGGAATATTGCATTCAAGCAGCTGCTCATCGAAGCTCACGACACCAAGAGactcatcatcgtcatccctTTCGTGTGCAAAGTTTTGACCCAGGGTGCCACGTCCGCTGTCTTCCGACCCCCTAATCCCTGGCTCATGGATATCATTCACCTGTTGATTGAATTGTATCACCACGCAGAGTTGAAGCTGAACCTCAAATTCGAGATCGAAGTCCTCTGCAAAGGGTTGAATCTTGACCACAAGAGCATTGAACCATCTGGCGAGATTCTGAACCGACCTGCTTTGGAGGAGACAGCGGAACTTCTAGCTCCAGAGCAGTTGGAGGCCTTCGACAATTTGTCTTTGAACGGACTCGGATCTGCTGTTGGCGGCACCATCTCGACACAGGCCGTGGCCGCTACTATTCCGGACCTTGGACCCCTGATCATAATACCTCCTACCAACGAGATGGTTATCAGCACAACTCGCCTGCACGAAATTGTGAGAAATGCCATGACGCGTGCACTACAAGATATCATCCAACCTGTTGTGGATAGGTCTGTGACCATTGCAGCCATTTCGACTGCACAAATGGTCCGGAAGGACTTTGTGGCTGAGCCTGATGAGAATCGCATGCGTGCGTCTGCGATAAGCATGGTAAAGGCAACCGCCGGCGGATTAGCTTTGGTGACTTCCAAAGAACCCCTAAGAGCCAACCTGACCAACCACATGCGAAACTTCGCGAACGACTTGCCATCCGGGCTTCCTgaaggcaccatcatcatgtgTGTGAACTCCAATTTGGACCTTGCACTTAGCATTATCGAGAAACAAGCAGAGGAGCGAGCTGTTCCGGAAATTGAGGACATGATTGAGCCAGATCTCGAGGCCAGAAGACGCCATCGCATGCAACACCCCAATGAACCCTTCTTTGCAGCTACTGTGAACCGTTGGGCCATGACGATTCCAAACCCATTTAAGCTGTCTCCCACCTCCAATGGTCTCAACCCGGAACAAATGGCTATTTACGAAGACTTCGCCAGGCAGTCTCGAACCACACCAGCCACGGCACCATCACACGCAGCGTCGGCTTCAGATGCCACACGATCTCTGGCGAACGAAGTGCTTCAAGAGCCGTACCCCAACATTCCGAACATTCCCACCCCTGCTGAAACTCCTTCAATCCAGCATCTGGGCACACAAATGCAGCCCTACGCACCGGTGCAGAGCGCTGCTGCCAATTCTATCCCCAGTGGGCGCAATGCTGGCTTCCATCAAATGGACGTCAGAGGCCTGGCCGATAAAGTAAACAGACTACTACAAGAACTGTTGCGTGTCGCTGGTGAGGCTCGGGAGGATCACTTTCTAGATCTGCCTAGACCACACATTGTCCTAGATGTAGTGGATGCCCTTGTTCAGTTGATTATCAAGACCTCACAGAACTCAGAAGAGTTTGCTATCTATGCGGCTGAGCAGATTAGCGCTCTTATTTTCCAACAAGTTGAGGATAACTTGACCCTGGAAAGCTTGGTACATGTGCTGGAAACTCTTCGGAAAATATCTGGCCACGCTCTGAACAGCCGTGTTCGCGCTCTTTTCAGCCAGCAACCTGGGTCAAATTTCTTGAACCTGCCTCTACTTGCGGCCCTCATCCGGACCGACTTGCTTGACTGGAGAAGTATTGACCTGGCAATGTCCAAGGCCATTGAAGCCCGTAAGGATGGATCGCTTGAATTCCTTGAACACATGCTTGACCTCGCGTTATTGAACAATCGCCCAATCGCACTGTACGCAGACTTTGTTCGAACTCTGGAGACCGCTTGGGCGTGGATCTCGGAAGAACCCAACAGTGTTGCTGGGCAGAGACTGAAGACGAAACTGATGGGTTCAGGGCTGCCTCAACCTTCCCGCGGACCGACAGATGCAGACAGCCAGGGAGCTGGTTTCCGGCAAGACCAGATGGAATACGTCTTTGAGGAATGGGTCCATCTTTGGAACAACCAGAACGCTCTTGACAAATCCACCACCGTGTTCATTCAGCAGCTGCAAGCGAAGCAAGTCATACGGGATAAAGAAGACTTTTTCCTCTTTGTACGAACCGCAATCGATTTGTCCGTTGATCGATTCGAGCACATTCTCCACGCCGGTGTTATAAGCGATGCTTATGTCATGGTTGATGCCTTGGCTAAACTTATCAGCATGTTTATCAGCATGCATGAGGACTCATCCACGTCCCGTGCTTCATTCCTCGACTctgttttggtgttgattACCCTGGTaatcaatcatcatcatgtcaagAGAGGCGAGCAATTGAACCAGAGAGTCTTCTTCCGTTTgctgtcaatgttgctgcaTGAAGTACACAACAGCTCTGAAAGTCTTTCAGACGAAGAGCAGCGCAATATGATGCTGAAATTTGCAGCCAGATTCTACGATTTGGGTCCGCTGCGGCTCCCTGGTTTCACTTTTGGATGGCTCTCGCTCATTCAACATCGGGTTTTCCTCCCCGTCGTGCTGCAAATGCCCGACAATGCCGGATGGAGACTTTACGCCAAACTTTTGGTTCAGCTTCTCGACTGCCTCAGTGAGCAGCTCAAGGCTTTTAACATTATGACAGTGTCCAAAGAGGTCTACAGGGCGACTCTCAAACTACTTGTTGTCCTGCAGCACGATTTTCCGGACTTCGTAGCTGGCAATCATGTGAGACTTTGCGCTAGCATTCCTCCCCATTGCACCCAGTTACTCAACGCAGTGCTGTCAGCAAATCCTCAGCAGGGATATACCAAATTAGCGGACGGCAAGGAGGATATCAAGACCTACCCGGGGCTGATAGAGGAAGCCAGGGCAATGCTGCAGGAAGGTGGCctgttggacttggtggACCAAACACTTCAGAACGGCCCTTCAGAGGACGTTGTCGCACAGCTTGCTCATGCCATGACGCAGAGCAAGCCGCGGGAGACTGCCTACGGACACATTGCTGTTGCAGCCAACCCACACGTCATTGGCTCCATTGTTATTTACATTGGCAACCAGGCTGCTGAACGGCTGTCGCAAAGCTCGGCATCAATCACGGTGACTGGCAGCGAACCAGAGGTGTCGACTTTGTCGCTCCTTATTCATGAACTGGCACCAGAGGCTAGATATTACTTGATTGCCAGCATGGTGAACCAACTACGATTCCCGAACAGCTTGACAGACTTCTTTAGCCAGGTCCTCCTCTACATTTTTGGAAAGGATCTAAATGACCCTGAAGAGTCTGATATTCGCCAAGAAATCACTCGAGTGTTTCTGGAACGCCTGGTCGGGTACTGGCCTCAGCCGTGGGGTCTCATGCGGACCGTCTTGGAGCTTGTGAAGAACGACAAGTACATGTTTTTTGACCTTCCGTTCATCAAATCAACCCCAGAG GTTGCTGAGAGGTTCGCTGCCGTTCTTCAAAGAGCTTAA
- a CDS encoding ubiquinone/menaquinone biosynthesis-related protein (similar to Metarhizium acridum CQMa 102 XP_007809781.1) has protein sequence MIVTTRGFARATRLQWRSTSTASKAPRKPPTKTPAPRAAPPRTSTSYKPNPRKPHPQPQPQPHQHNTSPPSDTLQSVWRRSWLPLSGAAILAGFLGFYIIGTVAASLKTCPCQTPCEHATPTGRPPALTGDNAEQFDKELNLPEWWMGITKLRKKLAHHAKGNVLELAMGTGRNLEYYNWDGLETQAAPAQKGAVKGITSFTGLDISVDMLDVARRRLVKTVPPMADSEPIVKRSTMADHTGGQLSFLNDRLRLIHSDAHHPLPQTANATRLSSPTPGTYDTIIQTFGLCSVSDPVAVLCNLASAVRPESGRIILLEHGKGWYGLVNGLLDKNAGKHFEKYGCWWNRDIEALVEEAVQRTPGLEIVKLDRPNILQMGTLVWVELRMKGKDSPRV, from the exons ATGATTGTCACTACTCGTGGCTTCGCCAGAGCAACTCGCCTACAATGGCGCTCTACAAGCACAGCATCAAAAGCTCCTCgcaaaccaccaaccaagacGCCTGCGCCTCGAGCTGCTCCTCCCCGAACCTCCACCTCATATAAGCC GAACCCTCGAAAACcgcatcctcaacctcagcctcagcctcatcaacacaaCACCTCCCCACCAAGCGACACCCTCCAATCCGTCTGGCGCCGCTCCTGGCTCCCCCTCTCCGGCgccgccatcctcgccgGCTTCCTAGGCTTCTACATCATCGGCACTGTAGCAGCCTCCCTGAAAACATGTCCCTGCCAAACACCCTGCGAGCACGCCACGCCAACCGGCCGACCGCCCGCCCTGACCGGTGACAACGCCGAGCAATTCGACAAGGAACTAAACTTACCTGAATGGTGGATGGGCATCACGAAACTGCGCAAGAAACTTGCCCACCATGCAAAGGGCAACGTGCTAGAATTGGCGATGGGAACGGGTCGAAACCTCGAATACTACAACTGGGACGGGCTCGAAACACAGGCAGCACCGGCGCAAAAGGGCGCCGTCAAGGGAATAACCTCGTTTACGGGTTTAGATATATCCGTGGACATGCTAGATGTGGCGCGAAGACGACTTGTCAAAACTGTTCCCCCAATGGCTGACTCGGAGCCCATTGTGAAGAGGTCGACTATGGCGGACCACACAGGAGGTCAACTGTCGTTTCTCAACGACCGACTGCGACTGATTCACTCCGATGCGCATCATCCCCTTCCACAGACCGCGAATGCGACTCGGCTATCGTCGCCGACACCTGGGACGTACGACACTATTATACAAACGTTTGGACTTTGCTCAGTGTCAGATCCTGTTGCTGTGTTGTGCAATTTAGCGTCTGCTGTCAGGCCTGAGAGCGGTCGCATCATTCTACTTGAGCACGGAAAGGGCTGGTATGgacttgtcaatggcctcCTGGATAAGAATGCTGGCAAGCATTTCGAGAAAtatggttgttggtggaacCGCGACATTGAGGCGCTGGTCGAGGAAGCTGTACAACGGACACCAGGACTGGAGATCGTCAAACTGGACCGGCCCAACATCTTACAAATGGGCACATTGGTTTGGGTAGAACTGCGGATGAAGGGCAAGGACTCACCTCGTGTATGA
- a CDS encoding phenazine biosynthesis protein (similar to Metarhizium acridum CQMa 102 XP_007809779.1) — protein MPTELPFVTLDVFTTTPYRGNPLAVVTIPPTLNPPPTQEQKQAIAREFNLSETVFIHDVADPETNKTRNIDIFLTFDEIPFAGHPTVGTAVSLLPQGVTTLVTKAGPIPLKQTGERFVQANIPHDLHVHAKKTRDLSPSKLYSVEKLQPDNEIRQLELDAPVVSIVNGVSFLLVELSSLEQLAKVQLTGVEFPPEELLDDGWRKGLIARYYYVKTEEKDENGLPVDVIRTRMMEHSFEDPATGSAACCLSSYLSIQGDKQTTPKRRYEITQGVEMGKESNIVVEVEVKDNKIDNVQLAGTAVQVMRGYVTL, from the coding sequence atgCCCACTGAACTCCCCTTCGTCACCCTCGACGTCTTCACAACAACCCCCTACCGCGGCAATCCCCTCGCCGTCGTCACAATCCCCCCAACCCTCAACCCCCCTCCGACGCAAGAGCAAAAGCAAGCCATCGCCCGGGAATTCAACCTCTCTGAAACCGTCTTCATCCACGACGTCGCCGACCCGGAAACCAATAAAACCCGCAACAtcgacatcttcctcaccTTTGACGAAATCCCCTTTGCGGGTCACCCAACCGTCGGGACCGCCGTCTCTCTCCTCCCCCAAGGCGTAACCACGCTCGTCACCAAAGCCGGTCCCATCCCGTTAAAGCAAACAGGCGAGCGGTTCGTCCAAGCCAACATCCCCCATGATTTACACGTCCACGCCAAAAAGACGAGAGATCTATCGCCCTCTAAGCTTTACTCCGTGGAGAAACTGCAGCCCGACAATGAGATCCGGCAACTCGAGCTTGATGCCCCGGTGGTGAGTATCGTGAATGGAGTTTCGTTCCTGTTGGTCGAGTTGAGTAGCTTGGAGCAACTCGCAAAGGTGCAGCTTACGGGCGTTGAGTTCCCGCCAGAGGAACTGCTAGATGATGGGTGGAGGAAGGGCTTGATTGCGAGGTATTACTACGTTAAGACGGAAGAGAAGGACGAGAATGGATTGCCGGTTGATGTGATTCGTACGAGAATGATGGAGCATTCGTTTGAAGATCCGGCTACGGGATCGGCGGCGTGCTGCTTGAGCAGTTATCTGAGCATCCAGGGAGACAAGCAGACTACTCCTAAACGGCGATACGAGATTACGCAGGGTGTTGAAATGGGCAAGGAGAGCAACATTGTTGTCGAGGTGgaggtcaaggacaacaagatCGACAATGTTCAGCTGGCTGGTACGGCTGTTCAGGTCATGCGTGGATATGTCACATTGTAG